The DNA window ACTCGGATGTACAAAAGGCAAAACGTGAAATCATGCAATACGGCATGGTGCCCGAGATTCTCCGAAAACAGCGGGAACCCGCATATATTGAGAGCTATCCCAAGTTTTACACCGACAAATACAAGGGTCTTGTTTGGCAGTTGATTGCGCTTGCCGAAATGGGCGCCGAAGTCAACCCTCAGATTGCGGAACAATGCGAATATCTTTTTAAAAATTCTCAGGAGACCGAAGACGGCGGGTTTGCGATCAACACTTCGGCGAAAAAGGGCGGCGGGAGAATCACCGAAGTGATCCCGTGCCTTACCGGAAATTTGATACGGAGTTTAATCTGTTTCGGTTATATCGATGATCCGAGGCTGCAACAAGCCATTCATTGGGTTACGAACTATATGCGTATCAATGACGGGATTGAAAATGATCCGCAAAATCCGCCGTATGACAGACTCGAAATGTGTTGGGGTAAACACACCTGTTTTATGGGCGCGGTGAAAGTGTTGAAAGGACTGAGCGCCATCCCTCAGGAAAAAAGAACAGGTGAAGTAAACGACACCATCAACAAAATTGTCGAATTTATATTAATACACCATGTGTATAAGCAAAGCCATAACTTGAGCAAAACTTCCAAACCCGGTTGGCTGAAATTCGGTTTTCCGCTGATGTATCAGACCGATGTATTGGAAATAGCGGATATTTTAACCGAACTCGGCATTCATGACAGCCGCATGGACGATGCGATAAACCTCATCATTTCGAAGCAGGACGAAATGGGCAGATGGCACAATGAAAACACAACCATTACGGACAGTCTGCTGATCCCGCCGGAGAAGCAGGGGGAACAGAGTAAATGGATCACGCTGAGGGCGATCAGAGTTTTAAAAAGATATTATTTATTCAATACAATTCATTCAAAGCGGAATTGATCAAAAAAGAGATCTCTGTTTTCACGAACAAAAATATCAGGAAGCGATTTAGGAGATTTTTCGGACGGAATCTGACGGTTCGGGAATTTTACGGGAAAACGGGAAAATCAATGGGGTTTTGCAAAGTATTTTTATTTTTTCTCTGTTGTGTATGGAAAAACAACGTCTATATAAAAAAATAAACATTTTTAAAAGCGACCCTTAAAATTCCCGTTTTCCCGTTTTTCCCCGTAAAACGGAATTTCCCGTCATGGGTTCCGATCCTGCGGCAAGCTGTGCTTTTCAATCGGCTGAATAATGGAAAATAATACTTCCGCCATTTTATTTCGAAGGCAGCAGACAACACGCCCGGTTTATGCTATACTATACTAAGCAGGGAGGTGATGGTATGCCGGGCTGCCACGGTGCGGATGGGCTGAAAACGCCGGAGCTTAAAATCAAAATATGTCCCGAGTGCGGAGCGGAAGTGGAGATGTTCTCCACCGATATTGAGATCCAATGTGAAAGATGCGGCTATACGGTTTACAACGACATACAATCCTGCGTGCAATGGTGCAAATATGCCATCCAGTGCGTGGGTGAGGAGTTATATAATAAATTGATATCTGCGGCTAAGAAGACGGAGAAGTAAAGATATACTTTTAAGGGTTCATTACAAGAGAGGGCGGAAAATTCCAAAGTGAAATAACACATCCGAACCGATCACATCTGTCACAGCGAGTATGCAATCACTTAATCCGTACAGCAATGGGAACTGAAGGTTTTTTTACTTTGCTTTTATTCTGAGATTATGTTATAATTGACCGGAAGTATGACCAATCGGCAGATTTCCAAACGAATGTATAGTCCCTATATGAAAAAGCTCTCGAGTAGCGTCTTCAATGAATCAAAACAGAACATGTAAGCATTGTTTATAAGGGGATTGGATTCTAATTGTGCCACCTCCCTGTAATATAAATGAAAAGGACCAGTTGGAAATTGGATACTTATTTCGCCACATATTCACTGAATATCGTCGCCCTTCTTTTTCTG is part of the Oscillospiraceae bacterium genome and encodes:
- a CDS encoding nitrogen fixation protein NifH, whose product is MNEWTSLLKADLTNWLTEEENPSVRYFTLRDILDKPEIDSDVQKAKREIMQYGMVPEILRKQREPAYIESYPKFYTDKYKGLVWQLIALAEMGAEVNPQIAEQCEYLFKNSQETEDGGFAINTSAKKGGGRITEVIPCLTGNLIRSLICFGYIDDPRLQQAIHWVTNYMRINDGIENDPQNPPYDRLEMCWGKHTCFMGAVKVLKGLSAIPQEKRTGEVNDTINKIVEFILIHHVYKQSHNLSKTSKPGWLKFGFPLMYQTDVLEIADILTELGIHDSRMDDAINLIISKQDEMGRWHNENTTITDSLLIPPEKQGEQSKWITLRAIRVLKRYYLFNTIHSKRN